A genomic region of Paenibacillus sp. PL2-23 contains the following coding sequences:
- a CDS encoding AraC family transcriptional regulator, translating into MKMLEFIIPPLPQFVTVGHSWWKQGQAHFRRSWSLYDLIIVTNGTLYMTEDDQPYTITAGSMLLLEPGRTHFGHLPCEQNTETYYVHFSHPVPPRELNSGGFEWMETLQQPTDDDHNPRSHAMYLPKHTEVVLPPLLPILDRMVEIRNHIFIRNALELHSLTAQLLLELQQVIYQTRPMSRSLELCTRMARYLENHMQEPFSSKKLEDELHYHIDYLSRCLKKHTGMTPLQYQQHIRMERAKHMLAHTMTSIQEIAYEVGYEHSSYFIRIFRSKEGITPGAYRERFLLGAK; encoded by the coding sequence ATGAAGATGCTGGAGTTTATCATCCCGCCTTTACCGCAGTTTGTTACTGTTGGCCATTCCTGGTGGAAGCAAGGGCAAGCACATTTCCGGCGAAGCTGGAGCCTTTACGATCTTATCATCGTAACCAATGGGACTTTATATATGACGGAAGACGACCAGCCCTATACAATTACGGCGGGCAGTATGCTGCTGCTGGAACCGGGACGCACCCACTTCGGGCATCTCCCCTGTGAACAAAATACGGAAACCTATTATGTACACTTCAGCCATCCTGTTCCTCCTCGCGAGTTGAATAGCGGCGGCTTCGAATGGATGGAGACGCTTCAGCAGCCAACGGATGACGATCATAACCCCCGATCACATGCGATGTATCTACCTAAGCATACGGAGGTTGTTTTGCCTCCTCTGCTCCCCATACTGGATCGGATGGTTGAGATTCGCAATCACATTTTTATCCGTAATGCACTGGAGCTCCATAGCCTGACTGCTCAGCTATTGCTTGAGTTGCAGCAAGTCATCTACCAGACGAGGCCCATGTCGAGGTCATTGGAGCTGTGCACCCGAATGGCTCGATATTTGGAGAACCATATGCAGGAGCCCTTCAGCTCGAAGAAGCTTGAGGATGAGCTGCATTACCACATTGACTATTTAAGCAGATGCCTGAAGAAGCATACGGGTATGACACCGTTACAATATCAGCAGCATATTCGAATGGAACGAGCCAAACATATGCTTGCCCATACGATGACCAGCATTCAGGAAATTGCTTATGAGGTGGGCTATGAGCATAGCAGCTATTTCATCCGCATCTTCCGCAGCAAGGAGGGGATCACCCCTGGCGCCTACAGAGAGCGCTTTCTACTTGGAGCAAAATAA